Genomic segment of Thermoplasmata archaeon:
GAGTGAATTTAAACGGTGCGTCGTCAATCCCAACTGCCCTCACAAATTTCTTCATACCTTTTCCTTCAACTCGTTGTATAGCTCCTCAGAAATCTTGCCTTTTCTCAGCAACGCCTGGAGTTTTTCCACCCTTTCTGGCTTCGTGAGCTTTTTCATGTATTTTTTTCCTGTTCCTTCCTTCTCTTTTCTTGTAAGATAGATAAATCTGGAGGCATGGAAAACTGCAAAAACTGCAAACAAAACAACGGCTAGATAAATCAGGGTCTTTGCCACTTCATAATTGCTCAGGGTTTCTGGTTCCGCTTTCCCGCCTCCATCTCCTGGGCTTTCGCTGAGGGTTTCAAAACAAACTTTATCAAGCTCGGTGATTGAGGAAGGATAGCTTCTGGTATTATTGGAGGCATCGCAGGAAACTGCCTTCACAAAATACTTTTTCCCCTCACTCAAATTTGTGAGGAGAACGAAATGGTCGGTTTTCAATGTCGCATCCACTGACGTGAGGTTCCCAAATTCTGTGGTTTCGCCATACAGCAATTGCGTTGTTGCAGGTTCATTTGTAGTCCATCTTATCTCTGCAGATGTCTTCGTGATGTTCTCAATCCTGAAATTTGAAATCACTGGGGGTTCATCATCAATCTTGTCAATTCTTGCAAAATAATCCAGCACCGTCTCTTCATAACTGGTGTTCTTTGGCACCGCTGCATTGTCTGGAATTGTGTCTGCTGCGTTCGTGCCATCAACGCCAACTACGCATACCACAAATTTTATGCTCACTGAGGGAAAGATTCTAGTGTAATTTTCACCGTAAAGCACAAACCATGGAATTGCAAGTTCAACCGCCCCATTCACCTTTGCACCGCCTGTCTCCCCCTTCAAAATGCTGTATGTGATGTCCTCTGCATAACTTGAGTTTCGAACATGGTAAAAGTATCCTGGTAGATCATCCCACTTGCCATAGATGAACTCGCATGTAAATCCCTTGAATGAAATTGCTCTTGGCCAAACATTGAGATTCGCCATACTCGTAGTGCCATCATTTTCAGGCGTGGAAGCATCGATCAGCAAAAGCGTGCCATTGTCGTACCTGTTATCACCTCCCCAGTAGCCAGTGATGTAATCGTAGGAGAGGTAAAGGTAGTTTTCATCCCATGCATAATAAAGTTTCAGCACTTCATTGTCCACGAGATTCTGGACATCCGCGGCAGAGTCCTCACTTGAATCCACGACAATGTGGTAATTCTTCAGCCCTGCAGTCCATTCTGCATTGTAGCCATCCACTTTGATTGCCGTAGGTGGTAAATTCCCTGGTTGGTCAATCCCTGGCGAAACTCCTTCTGTAAGGTTGTATTCATAGTAGTAAAGAAATTCTTGGGGTCCATTATTCAATGCAACATTTCTAGTAGGCCAGGCGGCCCAGACATTGATTGCATCCTCCCATTGGCCATAGGCAAGAAATTTCAGGCCTGAGGGATTTCCGATAAACAACCTCGGAATTTTGAATTCAATGTCTGGCGTGGAAAAGAACCCGTAATCAAGCAAGGAATAAATGTCATTCCAAGCAGTCCCATTCCACCGCCTTATTACTGCATAACTCTCGCTTTCAATGCACACATAGTAGTCAGCTTCAATCGGCAATTTGTGCGTGCCATGCCAGTCAACAGAGGTTGTTGTTCCCCCAGGCAAACAATCCAGTGCAACAAAAATGTCGTTATCTGCACTTCCACGGTCAAACCCGAAGTAAAGGTTCTCAGTATCAAAGGTGAAGAAGAGCCTGGTGTTACCCGATGTGCCCAGATACTCGTCCAAAGCCCAGTCATCAAACTCGCCATCACAGGTTATGGTGTGGTAGGTGGTGGCACTTGCTGGAAATAAGGAAAACAGGATGGCAAGAGAAGTCATAACCAGCCCTATCAATTTTTGCGAATGCACGAAAGGAGGATGGCAGAAACACTCTTAAATCTTTTCTCTCTCCTCTTTCCTTCCACCCCATCTCCTGTAAATCTCGTTATCAATTCCAAGCACATCAAGAATTTTGCCCGCAACAAAATCCACAAGCTCCTCCGTGCTTTTCGGTTTTCCATAGAAACCAGGCATCGCAGGCAAAATCACAGCCCCTGCATTGGCAGCTTTAAGCATTGCCTCTATCTGAATCCTACTCAGTGGTGTCTCTCGAGGCACCAAAATCAGTTTCCTTCCTTCTTTCAGGCACACTGCTGCCGTGCGAGTAATCAAGTTATCTGCGATTCCATGGGCAATTTTTGCAAGGGTGTTCATGCTGCAAGGCACAATTACGCACGCATCAAATCTTGAAGAGCCAGATGCAAGTGCTGCAAAGAGGTCTGCATTGCTATAACTCGCTTTCACCTTTTTCTCCAGCTCTACCTTTTTCAGTCCTGTCTCATGCTCAAGCACTCGCTCTCCGTTCTCAGAAACTATCAACATCACCGCATGTCCAAGTTCAGAGAGCAGTTCTATCAAGCGAACACCATAAATCGCACCTGAGGCACCCGTAATTGCCACAACTACTTTCATTCTACCAGCCACCCATTCTCAATTAAGTCCTTTGCTCTGAAAACTGGTCCATCTTTACAAACCTGGAAACCACACACGGAGCAACTATCGCAGAGTCCAATTCCGCACTTCATCAACGATTCTATTGAAATGTAGGTCTCAACCTCATCAACGAGCGTTCTGCAAATTGCTTTGAGCATTGGCAGAGGCCCACATGCAAGCGCATAATCAAAATGTTCCACATCAAATTTCTTCACAAGCTCACTCACAAACCCCTTGAAGCCGGCACTTCCATCATCTGTGGCAATTGCTACATCAATTCCTGCCTTCCTCAATCGCTCCACAAAGAAAATTTCAGAGGCAGTTCTGAAACCTGCAATGAACCTACAGCTCCCACCGTTCACCAAAATTTCTTCTGCAGCTGGAGAGAGCGAGGCAATACCTGTGCCACCTGCGATAAGAAGATATCTTTTTGGCTGAATAGGATACTGCGTTCCGAAAGGTCCACGGATTCTCAGGATTTCACCTGTCCTTCGCTGATGAAGTAATTCTGTGGTTTTTCCCACTTTTTTCACAGTTATTCCTTTTATTTTTCCGATGTAAGAAAAACTCATGGGCACCTCCTCTCCCACTCCATCCCAGACCATGCAGAACTGGCCCGGTTTGACCTTCGCACCAAACTTAAAACGAAAAGTTTTCACAGAAGAGTTTTCCTCAACTACTTCAACGATTTCGGTGTGCAATGGCAACTACCTCCTCCACGCTTTCATACCCCTTTCTTTCCATGTATTTTTTAACCCCCCTCTCCAGCTTTTTGAAGAGACCTGCATCCTCTCGTAGCGCTGTCCCGACCTCAACCGCAGAAGCCCCAGCCATCAAATACTCAATCACATTTTCCCATGTGCTGATGCCACCGCAACCAATGATTGGAATCTTCAATGCCCGTTTCAACTCAAAAACGCATCTCAGTCCAATGGGTAAAATACCAGGACCACTGTAGCCC
This window contains:
- a CDS encoding dihydroorotate dehydrogenase electron transfer subunit, with the translated sequence MPLHTEIVEVVEENSSVKTFRFKFGAKVKPGQFCMVWDGVGEEVPMSFSYIGKIKGITVKKVGKTTELLHQRRTGEILRIRGPFGTQYPIQPKRYLLIAGGTGIASLSPAAEEILVNGGSCRFIAGFRTASEIFFVERLRKAGIDVAIATDDGSAGFKGFVSELVKKFDVEHFDYALACGPLPMLKAICRTLVDEVETYISIESLMKCGIGLCDSCSVCGFQVCKDGPVFRAKDLIENGWLVE
- a CDS encoding UbiX family flavin prenyltransferase yields the protein MKVVVAITGASGAIYGVRLIELLSELGHAVMLIVSENGERVLEHETGLKKVELEKKVKASYSNADLFAALASGSSRFDACVIVPCSMNTLAKIAHGIADNLITRTAAVCLKEGRKLILVPRETPLSRIQIEAMLKAANAGAVILPAMPGFYGKPKSTEELVDFVAGKILDVLGIDNEIYRRWGGRKEEREKI
- a CDS encoding fibronectin type III domain-containing protein encodes the protein MHSQKLIGLVMTSLAILFSLFPASATTYHTITCDGEFDDWALDEYLGTSGNTRLFFTFDTENLYFGFDRGSADNDIFVALDCLPGGTTTSVDWHGTHKLPIEADYYVCIESESYAVIRRWNGTAWNDIYSLLDYGFFSTPDIEFKIPRLFIGNPSGLKFLAYGQWEDAINVWAAWPTRNVALNNGPQEFLYYYEYNLTEGVSPGIDQPGNLPPTAIKVDGYNAEWTAGLKNYHIVVDSSEDSAADVQNLVDNEVLKLYYAWDENYLYLSYDYITGYWGGDNRYDNGTLLLIDASTPENDGTTSMANLNVWPRAISFKGFTCEFIYGKWDDLPGYFYHVRNSSYAEDITYSILKGETGGAKVNGAVELAIPWFVLYGENYTRIFPSVSIKFVVCVVGVDGTNAADTIPDNAAVPKNTSYEETVLDYFARIDKIDDEPPVISNFRIENITKTSAEIRWTTNEPATTQLLYGETTEFGNLTSVDATLKTDHFVLLTNLSEGKKYFVKAVSCDASNNTRSYPSSITELDKVCFETLSESPGDGGGKAEPETLSNYEVAKTLIYLAVVLFAVFAVFHASRFIYLTRKEKEGTGKKYMKKLTKPERVEKLQALLRKGKISEELYNELKEKV